Proteins encoded in a region of the Triplophysa dalaica isolate WHDGS20190420 chromosome 10, ASM1584641v1, whole genome shotgun sequence genome:
- the tmcc2 gene encoding transmembrane and coiled-coil domains protein 2 isoform X1 has product MLDKSEVSTLGLPPSVSHGGSDGNISVEVGPDGVAGEVHRTRAALEHLQQKILKITEQIRVEQEARDDNVAEYLKLANNADKQQASRIKQVFEKKNQKSAQTIAHLHKKLEHYHKKLKEIEQNGPARQPKDVLRDMQQGLKDVGANVRAGISGFGGGVVEGVKGGVSALTHTAVVSKPREFIRNKFGSADNIAHMKDTLEDVHTEETPRALSGSATLVSSPKYGSDDECSSATSGSAGGSNSGGVGGAMSGMGATMGSPRLDGHHHHHHHHHSSSSSWDALLEGLQEIKAGQVHMEDAIDDMKAQLQNDYTYMTQCLQEERYRYERLEEQLNDLTELHQNEMSNLKQELASMEEKVAYQSYERARDIQEAVESCLTRITKLELQQQQQQVVQLEGVENANARALLGKLINVILALMAVLLVFVSTMANFITPLMKTRTRVGATLALALFLITLWKHWDWMEVLLLPS; this is encoded by the exons ATG ctgGACAAGAGTGAAGTGTCCACACTGGGTCTGCCGCCCTCTGTGAGCCACGGAGGTTCAGATGGGAACATCAGCGTGGAGGTGGGGCCAGACGGGGTGGCCGGCGAGGTCCATAGGACACGAGCGGCGCTGGAACACCTGCAGCAGAAGATCCTAAAGATCACCGAGCAGATCCGTGTGGAACAGGAGGCGAGGGATGATAATGTGGCCGAGTATCTCAAACTGGCCAACAACGCCGACAAACAGCAGGCGTCGCGCATCAAACAAGTGTTCGAGAAGAAGAACCAGAAATCTGCGCAGACCATCGCACACCTGCACAAGAAACTTGAGCACTACCACAAGAAACTCAAAGAAATCGAGCAG AACGGCCCAGCGCGACAGCCCAAAGACGTGTTGCGGGACATGCAGCAGGGACTGAAGGATGTTGGCGCTAACGTGCGAGCGGGAATCAGCGGTTTCGGAGGGGGCGTGGTGGAGGGTGTAAAGGGCGGAGTGTCCGCGCTCACTCACACCGCCGTTGTCTCGAAACCGCGAGAATTCATCCGCAACAAGTTCGGCAGTGCCGACAACATTGCCCACATGAAGGACACTCTGGAGGACGTCCACACGGAGGAGACCCCCAGAGCTCTGAGCGGCAGCGCCACGCTCGTCTCCAGCCCCAAATATGGCAGCGATGACGAATGCTCCAGCGCCACCTCTGGCTCAGCGGGCGGCAGCAATTCAGGCGGAGTGGGCGGGGCCATGTCAGGGATGGGAGCGACCATGGGCAGTCCGCGACTGGACGGACATCACcaccaccatcatcaccaccacTCGTCGTCTTCCTCCTGGGATGCTCTCCTGGAAGGCCTGCAGGAGATCAAAGCCGGTCAGGTTCACATGGAGGACGCCATCGATGACATGAAGGCGCAGCTGCAGAACGACTACACCTACATGACCCAGTGCTTACAGGAGGAGAGATACAG GTACGAGCGTCTGGAGGAGCAACTGAACGATCTGACGGAACTTCATCAAAACGAAATGAGCAACCTGAAGCAGGAACTAGCCAGCATGGAGGAGAAGGTTGCGTACCAGTCGTACGAGAGAGCACGGGACATACAG gagGCAGTAGAGTCCTGTCTCACCCGCATTACCAAACTGGAGttacagcagcagcagcagcaggtgGTTCAGTTGGAGGGTGTGGAGAACGCCAACGCTCGAGCTCTACTGGGGAAACTCATCAACGTCATTCTGGCCCTGATGGCCGTGCTCCTGGTGTTCGTCTCCACCATGGCCAACTTCATCACACCACTCATGAAGACCCGCACCCGCGTGGGCGCCACCCTCGCCCTGGCACTCTTCCTGATCACGCTGTGGAAACACTGGGATTGGATGGAGGTTCTTCTGCTCCCCAGCTGA
- the tmcc2 gene encoding transmembrane and coiled-coil domains protein 2 isoform X2, whose protein sequence is MLDKSEVSTLGLPPSVSHGGSDGNISVEVGPDGVAGEVHRTRAALEHLQQKILKITEQIRVEQEARDDNVAEYLKLANNADKQQASRIKQVFEKKNQKSAQTIAHLHKKLEHYHKKLKEIEQNGPARQPKDVLRDMQQGLKDVGANVRAGISGFGGGVVEGVKGGVSALTHTAVVSKPREFIRNKFGSADNIAHMKDTLEDVHTEETPRALSGSATLVSSPKYGSDDECSSATSGSAGGSNSGGVGGAMSGMGATMGSPRLDGHHHHHHHHHSSSSSWDALLEGLQEIKAGQVHMEDAIDDMKAQLQNDYTYMTQCLQEERYRYERLEEQLNDLTELHQNEMSNLKQELASMEEKVAYQSYERARDIQVRPIRRQ, encoded by the exons ATG ctgGACAAGAGTGAAGTGTCCACACTGGGTCTGCCGCCCTCTGTGAGCCACGGAGGTTCAGATGGGAACATCAGCGTGGAGGTGGGGCCAGACGGGGTGGCCGGCGAGGTCCATAGGACACGAGCGGCGCTGGAACACCTGCAGCAGAAGATCCTAAAGATCACCGAGCAGATCCGTGTGGAACAGGAGGCGAGGGATGATAATGTGGCCGAGTATCTCAAACTGGCCAACAACGCCGACAAACAGCAGGCGTCGCGCATCAAACAAGTGTTCGAGAAGAAGAACCAGAAATCTGCGCAGACCATCGCACACCTGCACAAGAAACTTGAGCACTACCACAAGAAACTCAAAGAAATCGAGCAG AACGGCCCAGCGCGACAGCCCAAAGACGTGTTGCGGGACATGCAGCAGGGACTGAAGGATGTTGGCGCTAACGTGCGAGCGGGAATCAGCGGTTTCGGAGGGGGCGTGGTGGAGGGTGTAAAGGGCGGAGTGTCCGCGCTCACTCACACCGCCGTTGTCTCGAAACCGCGAGAATTCATCCGCAACAAGTTCGGCAGTGCCGACAACATTGCCCACATGAAGGACACTCTGGAGGACGTCCACACGGAGGAGACCCCCAGAGCTCTGAGCGGCAGCGCCACGCTCGTCTCCAGCCCCAAATATGGCAGCGATGACGAATGCTCCAGCGCCACCTCTGGCTCAGCGGGCGGCAGCAATTCAGGCGGAGTGGGCGGGGCCATGTCAGGGATGGGAGCGACCATGGGCAGTCCGCGACTGGACGGACATCACcaccaccatcatcaccaccacTCGTCGTCTTCCTCCTGGGATGCTCTCCTGGAAGGCCTGCAGGAGATCAAAGCCGGTCAGGTTCACATGGAGGACGCCATCGATGACATGAAGGCGCAGCTGCAGAACGACTACACCTACATGACCCAGTGCTTACAGGAGGAGAGATACAG GTACGAGCGTCTGGAGGAGCAACTGAACGATCTGACGGAACTTCATCAAAACGAAATGAGCAACCTGAAGCAGGAACTAGCCAGCATGGAGGAGAAGGTTGCGTACCAGTCGTACGAGAGAGCACGGGACATACAGGTGCGTCCAATCAG gagGCAGTAG
- the srsf3b gene encoding serine/arginine-rich splicing factor 3b: MHRDCPLDCKVYVGNLGNNGNKSELERSFGYYGPLRSVWVARNPPGFAFVEFEDPRDATDAVRELDGRTLCGCRVRVELSNGEKRNRNRGPPPSWSRRPRDEHRRRSPTARRRSPRKRSFSRSRSRSLSRERRRERSLSRDRNHKPSRSFSRSRSRSRSTERK; this comes from the exons ATGCATCGGGATTGTCCTCTTGACTGTAAGGTGTACGTGGGTAACCTTGGCAACAATGGCAATAAATCCGAGCTGGAGAGATCGTTTGGGTATTACGGACCCCTGAGGAGCGTTTGGGTGGCCCGGAATCCTCCCGGCTTTGCGTTTGTGGAGTTTGAGGACCCTCGCGATGCCACAGATGCCGTCAGAGAGCTGGACGGACG GACTCTTTGCGGTTGCCGGGTGAGGGTGGAGCTATCCAACGGGGAGAAGCGAAATCGTAACCGGGGTCCGCCTCCATCCTGGAGCCGACGCCCACGCGATGAACACCGTAGACGTAGCCCGACCGCCAGACGCAG ATCTCCCAGGAAGAGGAGCTTCAGTCGTAGTCGCAGCAG ATCTTTGTCCAGAGAGCGCAGGAGGGAAAGATCTCTGTCCCGTGACAGGAACCACAAACCCTCAAGATCTTTCTCGCGATCGAGGAG CCGTTCCAGATCGACCGAGAGGAAATAA
- the cdkn1a gene encoding cyclin-dependent kinase inhibitor 1 — protein MSDHKRMLRDVGNGPTKRNLFGPVDREQLQVEYNDALQKDLEEASRRWNYDFVSDKPLEGGDFQWEGVSAVRVPVLYNTCQTEEQLTQRGTEESQKENIPRTPERFTSVPKQHTEGTPEKNEAQKRKQTNITDFYQAKKRLVTPRKSGQ, from the exons ATGTCAGATCACAAACGGATGCTTCGAGATGTTGGAAACGGGCCGACGAAGAGGAATCTGTTCGGTCCGGTGGATCGCGAGCAGCTTCAGGTGGAGTACAACGACGCCCTGCAGAAGGACTTGGAAGAAGCGTCGCGCCGCTGGAACTACGATTTCGTCTCAGACAAGCCGTTAGAGGGCGGAGACTTCCAGTGGGAGGGCGTGTCTGCTGTTCGAGTACCTGTGCTGTACAACACGTGTCAGACGGAGGAGCAGCTGACACAGCGGGGAACAGAGGAATCACAGAAAGAGAACATCCCCAGAACACCAGAGCGCTTCACATCTGTTCCAAAACAACACACAGAGGGAACACCAGAAAAGAACGAagcacagaaaagaaaacagacaaataTCACAG ATTTCTATCAGGCGAAGAAGAGGCTGGTCACACCCCGCAAATCAGGTCAAtaa